In Chitinibacter sp. SCUT-21, a single genomic region encodes these proteins:
- the mgtE gene encoding magnesium transporter, with translation MTVISRKPQESLQESLQQVIRLLERHKLVEGMVHKQEMAKHDLVEQLVHRQNLAELQMKLAALHPADIAHILEALPPADRLTIWGLVDADDDGEILLEVSDAVRESLLADMAPHEMVAAAGQLDTDELADLVPDLPQDVQSEVLGTLDAEDRAEVQSAMSYTDDQVGALMDFDMVTIRADVRLEVVLRYLRRFDELPTHTDKLFVVDEDEIIKGVLPLNKLLVSDPDQYVGNVMADDVVIFQPFDDAGEAAQAFERYDLVSAPVVDSNHKVIGRITVDQMVDVIREESEAEVLSLAGLKDEDLFSSVGKAVKNRWPWLAINICTAFIASRVIGAFEGTIQHLVALAALMPIVSGIGGNTGTQTTTLIIRGLALGQITASNTRMLMMKELGIALINGAVWGGVLGLIAWALYGKWDLGLVMTSAMLLNMLVAAMVGLFVPLAMQKLGRDPAYGSSVMITAMTDSLGFFIFLGLATVFLM, from the coding sequence ATGACTGTGATCAGCCGCAAACCGCAAGAAAGCCTGCAAGAAAGCTTGCAACAAGTGATCCGCCTGCTCGAGCGCCACAAGCTCGTTGAGGGCATGGTGCATAAGCAGGAAATGGCCAAACATGATCTGGTCGAGCAGTTAGTCCATCGACAAAACCTCGCCGAGCTGCAAATGAAGCTCGCCGCGCTGCACCCGGCCGATATCGCGCACATTCTGGAAGCCTTGCCACCCGCAGATCGCTTGACGATCTGGGGCTTGGTCGATGCGGACGACGACGGCGAAATTCTGCTTGAAGTCTCAGATGCGGTGCGCGAATCGCTGCTCGCTGATATGGCGCCGCACGAAATGGTCGCCGCAGCGGGTCAACTCGATACCGACGAGCTGGCCGATCTGGTGCCCGATCTGCCGCAGGACGTGCAAAGCGAAGTTTTGGGCACGCTGGACGCCGAAGATCGCGCCGAAGTGCAGTCGGCGATGTCGTACACCGACGATCAAGTCGGCGCGCTGATGGATTTCGATATGGTGACGATTCGCGCCGACGTGCGGCTCGAAGTCGTGCTGCGCTATTTACGCCGCTTTGATGAATTGCCAACGCATACCGATAAGCTGTTTGTCGTCGATGAAGATGAAATTATCAAGGGGGTATTGCCCCTGAACAAACTATTGGTAAGCGATCCAGACCAATACGTCGGCAATGTAATGGCCGACGACGTGGTGATTTTCCAGCCCTTTGACGACGCCGGCGAAGCGGCGCAAGCGTTCGAGCGCTATGACTTGGTCTCGGCGCCGGTGGTTGATTCCAACCACAAAGTAATCGGCCGCATCACCGTCGATCAAATGGTCGACGTCATCCGGGAAGAATCCGAAGCCGAAGTGCTCTCCTTGGCCGGTTTGAAAGACGAAGATTTATTTTCCAGCGTCGGCAAAGCGGTTAAAAACCGCTGGCCGTGGCTGGCGATTAATATTTGCACCGCCTTTATCGCCAGCCGTGTCATCGGCGCGTTTGAAGGCACAATTCAACACTTGGTCGCGCTCGCCGCGTTGATGCCGATTGTGTCGGGCATTGGCGGCAATACCGGTACGCAAACGACGACGCTGATTATCCGCGGCTTGGCGCTGGGGCAAATTACCGCGTCGAACACGCGGATGTTGATGATGAAAGAACTCGGCATCGCGCTGATTAACGGCGCGGTGTGGGGCGGCGTACTTGGCCTGATCGCGTGGGCGCTGTACGGCAAATGGGATTTGGGCTTGGTGATGACCAGCGCGATGCTGCTCAATATGCTGGTTGCGGCGATGGTCGGGCTTTTTGTGCCGTTGGCCATGCAAAAGCTCGGGCGCGATCCAGCCTACGGCTCGTCGGTGATGATTACCGCAATGACCGATAGCTTGGGCTTCTTTATTTTCCTTGGATTGGCG
- the corA gene encoding magnesium/cobalt transporter CorA → MLNAFVLSAGRLIQVPALVPEDLSRPEVLWVDMVDPTDEERELVQRVFHLELPEDEELKDLEESARCYVDDNGVHISSFFLSHAEDEHNNVTVSFLLNEGRLLTIRQEELAVFRLFRLRARVQPGFVGSAQEILLAIYDAAVEYDADVLEEIYAKLDGVSRRVLDHSAEMTDELMGQALAELAGHEDINGKVRLDLMDTRRALSFLLRSRQLAAAQENDLREILRDLESLNNHSAFLFDKINFLMDAVMGLINLAQNKIIKIFSIASVVFLPPTLVASIYGMNFAHMPELDQNWGYPAALLLMVLSGIAPYVFFKRKGWL, encoded by the coding sequence ATGCTCAATGCCTTTGTCCTCTCTGCTGGTCGTTTGATTCAAGTTCCTGCCTTAGTGCCAGAAGACTTATCACGACCGGAGGTGCTATGGGTCGATATGGTTGACCCCACCGACGAAGAGCGTGAATTGGTGCAGCGCGTGTTTCATTTGGAACTGCCCGAAGACGAAGAGCTAAAAGACTTGGAAGAGTCGGCGCGTTGCTATGTCGACGACAATGGCGTTCATATCAGCTCGTTCTTTTTGTCACACGCAGAAGATGAGCACAATAACGTGACCGTGTCGTTTTTATTGAACGAAGGCCGCTTGCTGACCATCCGCCAAGAAGAACTCGCGGTATTCCGTCTTTTCCGGCTGCGCGCTCGCGTACAACCCGGCTTTGTCGGCAGCGCGCAAGAAATTTTGCTCGCGATTTACGATGCCGCGGTCGAGTACGACGCCGATGTGTTGGAGGAAATCTACGCCAAGCTCGATGGCGTCAGCCGCCGTGTACTCGACCATAGCGCCGAAATGACCGATGAGCTGATGGGCCAAGCGCTGGCCGAGCTGGCTGGCCATGAAGACATCAACGGTAAAGTGCGGCTGGATTTAATGGACACCCGCCGCGCGCTGTCTTTTTTGCTGCGTAGCCGCCAACTGGCCGCCGCGCAAGAAAATGATTTACGCGAAATTTTGCGCGATTTGGAATCACTGAATAATCACAGCGCATTCTTGTTCGACAAGATTAACTTCTTGATGGACGCGGTGATGGGTTTGATTAATCTGGCGCAGAATAAGATTATTAAAATCTTCTCGATCGCTAGTGTGGTTTTTCTACCGCCGACCTTGGTCGCATCAATTTACGGCATGAACTTTGCTCATATGCCAGAGTTAGATCAGAACTGGGGCTACCCCGCCGCGCTGCTATTGATGGTGCTCTCTGGTATTGCGCCTTACGTGTTTTTCAAACGCAAAGGCTGGTTATAA
- a CDS encoding tetratricopeptide repeat protein, translated as MTASILNASERIAQIKSCLYSDPASALQLSQVLFDDSAIAQDHYSFIHACLYISITRNQLGERQDDCALLHTALSLCAAHQYTQLSVQVLERLGRDRYTGGLYAESLAYWKQCIETCRVLRHCGHAHVQALIGLGHICSAYNKHEQAVEFHRAALQLLKLNPDPLIEIRAKLSLGWDLYNAGHSPEAVHMLLETEALGRQHDFGHYVSESLLHLGTIYLKQHDLLQAEEFFERCLESMQVTPSHWAECNLLGKLAEVHFLQGEAQRAREMIERGIRLAHQDGMRHIEAKLSAQAAGYCAALKDKDGIQYYGQQLDLLHEKNTDSWQIPPIDLSNIRQYLPNP; from the coding sequence ATGACAGCATCAATTCTCAACGCAAGCGAACGCATCGCCCAAATTAAAAGCTGTTTATACAGCGACCCCGCCAGCGCGTTGCAGTTGAGTCAGGTCTTGTTCGACGATAGTGCAATCGCACAGGATCATTACAGCTTCATTCACGCCTGTCTGTATATTTCAATCACCCGCAATCAACTTGGTGAACGACAAGATGATTGTGCTTTGCTCCATACAGCCTTATCGCTGTGCGCAGCGCACCAATACACCCAGCTCTCGGTGCAAGTACTCGAGCGCTTGGGACGAGATCGCTATACCGGTGGCTTATACGCCGAATCGCTGGCCTATTGGAAACAATGCATCGAAACCTGTCGCGTACTGCGCCATTGCGGCCACGCGCATGTACAAGCGTTGATCGGCTTGGGCCATATTTGCAGCGCCTATAACAAACATGAACAAGCCGTTGAATTTCACCGTGCCGCACTGCAATTACTCAAACTCAACCCTGATCCATTGATTGAAATTCGCGCCAAACTCAGCTTAGGCTGGGATTTATATAATGCGGGGCACAGCCCAGAGGCCGTGCACATGTTGCTGGAAACCGAAGCCTTGGGTAGGCAGCATGACTTTGGCCACTATGTTTCTGAATCTTTATTACATTTAGGCACTATTTATCTCAAGCAACACGACTTGCTGCAAGCGGAGGAATTTTTCGAGCGCTGCCTAGAATCAATGCAAGTTACCCCATCGCATTGGGCCGAATGCAATTTATTGGGCAAGTTAGCCGAAGTTCATTTTCTGCAAGGTGAAGCACAACGTGCACGGGAAATGATTGAACGCGGTATTCGTCTCGCTCATCAAGATGGCATGCGACATATTGAAGCCAAACTTAGCGCCCAAGCTGCCGGTTATTGCGCCGCGCTCAAAGACAAAGACGGTATTCAATATTACGGGCAGCAGTTGGATTTATTGCATGAAAAAAATACCGATTCTTGGCAAATTCCACCGATTGATCTCAGCAATATCCGTCAGTATCTGCCCAACCCATAA
- the gshA gene encoding glutamate--cysteine ligase — protein MSVPHLTTALTGPLLELERKILAAQPEIEHWFRNQWQEHTPPFYGSVDLRNAGYKLAPVDMNLYPGGFNNLNPEFHPLAVQAAMMALEGYCPDARRILLIPENHTRNGFYLQNVAALAKILRQAGMVVRIGSMNPEISEPTELDLPDGSKMLQEPVIRKGNRVGLSDFDPCVVLLNNDLSAGIPDLLKNIEQSLLPPLHAGWAVRRKTGHFAAYDRVVADFANIIDIDPWLINPYFEHVDGLDFHAREGEEKLAATVDAMIAKIAAKYAEYGIDQTPFVIVKANAGTYGMGIMSVKSGEELVGLNRKQRNKMSVIKEGVEVHDVIVQEGVPTFETIDDGVAEPVVYMLDRFVIGGFYRVHTGRGIDENLNAPGMHFKPLAFATPLSTPDCDGSPDCEANRFYAYGVVARLALLAGSLELEEGSL, from the coding sequence ATGAGCGTGCCACACCTCACTACCGCCCTAACCGGGCCATTACTTGAGTTAGAACGCAAGATCCTTGCTGCGCAGCCGGAAATCGAACACTGGTTCCGCAATCAATGGCAAGAGCACACGCCGCCGTTTTACGGCTCGGTCGATTTGCGTAACGCCGGCTACAAGCTCGCTCCGGTCGATATGAATCTCTATCCGGGTGGGTTTAATAATCTAAATCCGGAATTTCACCCGCTGGCGGTGCAAGCCGCGATGATGGCGCTGGAGGGCTACTGTCCTGACGCACGCCGCATTTTGCTGATTCCGGAAAACCATACCCGCAACGGTTTTTACCTGCAAAACGTCGCGGCGCTGGCCAAAATCTTGCGCCAAGCCGGTATGGTGGTGCGTATTGGCAGTATGAACCCAGAAATCAGCGAGCCAACAGAATTAGACTTGCCCGACGGCAGCAAAATGCTGCAAGAGCCGGTAATTCGCAAGGGCAATCGCGTGGGTTTGAGCGATTTTGACCCGTGCGTGGTCTTGCTCAATAACGACTTGTCGGCCGGTATTCCCGATTTACTGAAAAACATCGAGCAAAGCCTACTGCCACCACTGCACGCTGGCTGGGCAGTGCGCCGTAAAACCGGCCATTTTGCTGCGTATGATCGCGTCGTCGCAGATTTTGCCAACATTATCGATATCGACCCGTGGTTGATTAATCCTTATTTCGAACACGTTGATGGGCTGGACTTCCATGCCCGCGAAGGCGAAGAAAAACTCGCCGCGACCGTCGACGCAATGATCGCCAAAATCGCCGCCAAATACGCCGAATACGGCATCGACCAAACGCCATTTGTCATCGTTAAAGCCAACGCCGGCACCTACGGCATGGGCATTATGAGCGTGAAATCAGGTGAAGAACTCGTTGGGCTGAACCGCAAACAGCGCAATAAAATGTCGGTGATCAAGGAAGGCGTGGAAGTGCACGATGTGATCGTGCAAGAAGGCGTGCCGACGTTTGAAACCATCGACGATGGCGTCGCTGAACCCGTGGTTTATATGCTCGATCGTTTTGTGATTGGTGGTTTTTACCGCGTCCACACGGGCCGTGGCATCGACGAAAACCTCAACGCGCCGGGCATGCACTTCAAGCCACTGGCGTTTGCCACCCCGCTATCAACGCCCGATTGTGATGGCTCGCCCGACTGCGAAGCAAATCGCTTCTACGCCTACGGCGTGGTGGCGCGCTTGGCACTGTTGGCGGGATCGCTAGAATTGGAAGAAGGAAGCCTGTAA
- the gshB gene encoding glutathione synthase, which yields MRILFVADPLDGFKIYKDSTYAMMREANARGHQVWACLAADLRLKDGVVEAAAQQIGFTESQVNHDWYHIQQAKQIALRDVDAVVMRKDPPFDQQYLYATQLFSLAEAQGAKVFNRGQALRDFNEKLAIFQFAQYIAPTMVSQNMADIRAFVAEHGDVIVKPLDGMGGAGIFRIANTDANLGSILEMLSHNGERLVMAQKYLPAIKDGDKRILLIDGVPVDWCLARIPQNGETRGNLAAGGAGVARPLSARDREIAEALGPQLAAQGLLLVGLDVIGDNLTEVNVTSPTCFQEITAQSGINVAALFIDAIERKVA from the coding sequence ATGCGCATCCTGTTTGTCGCTGACCCGCTAGACGGATTTAAAATCTACAAAGACTCAACTTACGCGATGATGCGCGAAGCGAATGCGCGCGGCCATCAGGTTTGGGCATGTTTGGCCGCTGATTTACGGCTAAAAGACGGTGTGGTCGAAGCTGCGGCACAACAGATTGGCTTTACTGAATCGCAAGTCAATCACGATTGGTACCACATCCAACAAGCCAAGCAGATCGCCTTGCGTGATGTCGATGCGGTGGTGATGCGCAAAGACCCGCCGTTTGATCAGCAATACCTGTACGCCACGCAACTATTTAGCCTTGCTGAAGCACAAGGCGCGAAAGTATTTAACCGCGGCCAAGCGCTACGCGACTTTAACGAAAAGCTGGCAATTTTCCAGTTTGCGCAATACATCGCGCCGACAATGGTTAGCCAGAATATGGCTGATATCCGCGCCTTTGTTGCCGAGCATGGCGATGTCATCGTCAAACCGCTCGATGGCATGGGTGGGGCGGGTATCTTTCGCATCGCCAATACTGACGCTAACTTGGGCAGCATACTCGAGATGCTCAGCCACAACGGCGAACGCTTGGTGATGGCGCAAAAATATCTGCCGGCGATTAAAGACGGCGATAAACGCATTTTGCTGATTGATGGCGTGCCGGTTGATTGGTGTTTGGCGCGCATCCCACAAAACGGCGAAACACGCGGCAATTTGGCCGCTGGCGGCGCTGGCGTCGCGCGACCTTTGTCGGCGCGAGATCGCGAAATTGCCGAAGCACTGGGCCCGCAATTGGCAGCGCAAGGCTTGCTGCTGGTTGGGCTGGATGTGATTGGCGACAATCTGACCGAAGTGAACGTAACCAGCCCAACGTGCTTTCAGGAAATTACGGCGCAATCGGGCATTAATGTCGCCGCGCTCTTTATCGACGCGATCGAAAGGAAAGTCGCTTGA
- a CDS encoding FAD:protein FMN transferase, whose amino-acid sequence MKVNAALILRRGLIATALLLLAGCGKNELYQQESYVFGTRVQISIYGLDEAVAAKHAGAVLSELDRLHKKLHAWQPSEITRLNNAIKNGETITADVELIEMLNAAKKYAQQSDQLFNPAVGGLVTLWGFHRDTFAPVTPDAQSLAILLAAQPSLNDLTIDGASISSSNPAVEIDLGGFAKGWALDHSAKYLRQQRVLNALINIGGNVLALGKKDQEPWTVGLQHPRQPEAMATIALKNGESIGTSGDYQRYFMLNGKRYSHLIDPRTGQPAQGVQAVSVIAPPSYNAGAISDVATKPMLIGGVNTSWKYAQRFGLEDVLLINEQGDAFISPSMQARIKWLKKPTHLYRLR is encoded by the coding sequence TTGAAGGTCAATGCAGCACTCATCCTGCGCCGTGGCCTGATCGCCACGGCTTTATTACTTTTAGCGGGCTGCGGCAAAAACGAGTTGTACCAACAAGAAAGCTATGTGTTTGGTACCCGTGTACAAATCAGTATTTACGGCCTTGACGAAGCCGTCGCCGCCAAACACGCGGGTGCGGTACTGAGCGAGCTTGATCGGCTGCATAAAAAATTACATGCGTGGCAGCCATCCGAAATTACACGGCTGAATAACGCGATAAAAAATGGCGAAACCATTACCGCCGACGTTGAGTTAATTGAAATGCTGAATGCGGCTAAAAAATACGCCCAGCAAAGCGATCAATTATTCAACCCCGCAGTAGGTGGCTTAGTGACGCTGTGGGGCTTTCATCGCGACACCTTTGCGCCTGTCACACCCGATGCACAAAGCCTTGCTATATTACTGGCTGCCCAGCCCAGCCTGAATGATCTGACGATTGATGGTGCAAGCATCAGCAGCAGTAATCCCGCCGTAGAAATTGATCTAGGCGGCTTTGCCAAAGGTTGGGCGCTCGATCATTCGGCCAAATATTTGCGCCAGCAACGGGTGCTCAATGCGCTGATCAATATCGGCGGCAATGTTTTGGCACTAGGCAAAAAAGATCAGGAACCGTGGACGGTGGGGTTGCAGCACCCACGCCAACCCGAAGCCATGGCCACCATCGCGCTGAAGAATGGCGAATCGATCGGGACGTCGGGCGATTATCAGCGCTACTTTATGCTTAATGGCAAACGTTATAGCCATTTGATCGATCCGCGCACTGGGCAACCCGCGCAAGGTGTGCAGGCTGTTAGTGTGATCGCCCCGCCTAGTTACAATGCGGGAGCAATTTCCGATGTAGCCACCAAACCCATGCTTATTGGTGGGGTGAACACCAGCTGGAAATATGCACAACGCTTTGGCCTTGAGGATGTATTACTGATCAACGAGCAAGGTGATGCTTTTATCTCCCCAAGTATGCAAGCGCGCATCAAATGGCTAAAAAAACCTACGCATTTGTACCGCTTACGCTAA
- a CDS encoding PTS fructose transporter subunit IIA: MVGIIIVTHYSMGEALMTCAQHIMGRPLPNLGQLAVSKADEPEEVLGRAQKLIDELDDGSGVLLLTDIYGGTPSNVANRLICAGRIEAVAGVNLPMLVRALSYSHQSLEIAVSKAITGGLEGVLYMLPSNQP; this comes from the coding sequence ATGGTAGGCATAATCATTGTCACTCATTACTCGATGGGTGAGGCCTTAATGACTTGTGCACAGCACATTATGGGTCGTCCTTTGCCGAATTTAGGGCAACTGGCCGTCAGTAAAGCAGACGAGCCTGAAGAAGTATTAGGTCGCGCACAAAAACTTATCGATGAGCTTGACGATGGCTCAGGTGTGCTATTGCTCACCGACATTTATGGAGGCACCCCGTCTAATGTCGCCAATCGTTTAATCTGTGCTGGTCGCATCGAGGCAGTGGCAGGAGTCAATTTGCCAATGTTGGTGCGCGCATTGTCGTACAGCCATCAGTCATTAGAAATCGCCGTCAGCAAAGCCATTACTGGTGGGCTGGAAGGTGTTTTGTATATGTTACCCAGCAATCAGCCGTAA
- a CDS encoding HPr family phosphocarrier protein yields the protein MPQQEVEIVNKLGLHARASSKFTQLASQFQCEVWVSRNQKRVNAKSIMGVMMLAAGKGSKIIIDTSNAPDEQKALDALIALVADKFGEGE from the coding sequence ATGCCGCAGCAAGAAGTTGAGATTGTTAATAAATTAGGCTTGCATGCCAGAGCGTCTAGCAAATTCACCCAATTAGCCAGCCAATTTCAGTGCGAAGTTTGGGTTAGTCGCAATCAAAAACGCGTCAATGCAAAATCCATCATGGGCGTGATGATGTTGGCTGCGGGCAAAGGTAGCAAAATCATTATTGACACCAGCAATGCACCCGATGAGCAAAAAGCACTCGATGCACTGATCGCTTTAGTCGCCGACAAATTCGGAGAAGGCGAATAA
- the ptsP gene encoding phosphoenolpyruvate--protein phosphotransferase, with product MSISLHGLGVGGGIAIGHAHLVSHADIEILHYQIPSDGIAAELQRFDDAIRSTRKELEMLWGSIPDNAPAELGAFLSLHIMLLNDHTLSKEPRHIIEQQRCNAEWAVKQQLDVLLAQFDEIEEEYLRERRTDVIQVTERIFKALAGKEHGNHAPSCDGDDCILVAHDLSPADMVLFKDTSFKAFITDVGGLTSHTAILARSLDLPSVLALRNAREIIREQELIIVDGVKGCVIVAPDDTILAEYQQRQNDWLDKQAKLQDIRTQAAVTLDGTQVELSANIELPEDCDLALENDASGVGLFRSEFLFLKENDLPSEEEQFEAYREVAQTMQGKPIIIRTIDLGKDKIPSWQIERAAPNPALGLTGIRLCMAEPQMFRTQLRALLRASAFGKIKLLIPMLSSLSEVKQTRLHLDDIKAQLREDNIAFDENIELGGMIEVPAAAMAVGAFLNHLDFISIGTNDLIQYSLAVDRNDDAVSHLYDPLNPGVLHFLKHIISTADKMGKPVSMCGEMAGDPSLTRLLLGLGLRRFSMLPIQLLKVKQQLLSAELGKIKPIVNKMLKADDEDQLRMLLQQLNA from the coding sequence ATGAGTATTAGCCTACATGGTTTAGGGGTCGGTGGTGGTATTGCCATCGGCCACGCCCATTTGGTGTCGCATGCCGATATTGAAATACTTCATTACCAAATTCCCTCTGATGGCATAGCGGCTGAACTGCAGCGCTTTGACGATGCCATTCGTAGCACGCGCAAAGAGCTAGAAATGCTCTGGGGCAGCATCCCTGACAATGCGCCCGCCGAACTCGGGGCATTTTTGAGCTTGCATATCATGCTGCTCAACGACCATACGCTATCGAAAGAACCCCGCCATATCATCGAGCAACAACGCTGCAATGCTGAATGGGCGGTCAAGCAACAACTCGACGTTCTGCTCGCGCAATTTGATGAAATTGAAGAAGAATATTTACGCGAACGTCGCACCGATGTCATTCAAGTCACTGAGCGTATCTTCAAAGCCCTTGCAGGCAAAGAGCATGGCAACCATGCCCCAAGCTGCGATGGCGACGATTGCATTCTGGTTGCGCATGATTTATCCCCGGCAGACATGGTGTTATTTAAAGACACCAGCTTCAAAGCCTTTATCACCGATGTGGGTGGACTGACATCACACACTGCCATTTTAGCGCGCTCGCTCGATTTACCCTCGGTCTTGGCTCTACGGAACGCACGTGAAATTATTCGCGAGCAAGAGCTGATCATTGTCGATGGCGTCAAAGGTTGCGTCATCGTTGCCCCTGATGACACCATTTTGGCGGAGTATCAACAACGTCAAAATGACTGGCTTGATAAACAGGCCAAGCTACAAGATATTCGAACACAAGCGGCGGTGACGCTGGATGGTACTCAAGTTGAACTCAGTGCCAATATCGAGCTACCCGAAGATTGTGATCTAGCTCTTGAAAACGACGCAAGCGGGGTTGGTTTATTCCGCTCTGAATTCTTGTTTTTAAAAGAAAATGATTTACCAAGCGAAGAAGAGCAATTTGAAGCTTATCGTGAAGTAGCCCAAACCATGCAGGGCAAACCCATCATTATCCGTACGATAGACTTGGGTAAAGATAAAATTCCGTCGTGGCAAATTGAACGTGCGGCCCCAAATCCCGCGCTGGGGCTCACAGGCATTCGACTGTGCATGGCAGAACCACAAATGTTCCGTACCCAGTTACGAGCGCTGCTGCGCGCATCAGCTTTTGGCAAGATTAAGTTGTTAATTCCAATGCTATCGTCACTCAGTGAAGTCAAGCAAACTCGCCTGCATCTCGATGACATCAAAGCCCAACTAAGGGAAGATAACATCGCTTTTGATGAAAATATCGAACTCGGTGGCATGATTGAGGTCCCCGCGGCAGCGATGGCGGTGGGCGCCTTTTTAAATCATCTTGACTTCATTTCAATTGGCACCAATGACTTAATTCAATACTCATTGGCAGTTGATCGCAATGACGATGCCGTTAGCCATTTATACGACCCACTCAATCCTGGCGTATTGCACTTCTTAAAACACATCATCAGCACTGCCGATAAAATGGGCAAGCCTGTTTCCATGTGCGGCGAAATGGCGGGAGACCCCAGCTTAACACGACTATTGCTTGGTCTAGGTCTACGGCGCTTCTCAATGCTGCCGATTCAATTGCTTAAAGTAAAACAGCAGTTACTTAGCGCAGAACTTGGCAAAATAAAACCTATAGTAAATAAGATGCTCAAGGCTGACGATGAAGATCAGTTGCGCATGTTGCTGCAACAACTGAATGCTTAG
- a CDS encoding diguanylate cyclase: MPTNLEDYLPPTPCVAEQVSRCLNEAQRLFVVHCESSIILAQAALASAQELNRVDLEIEALLILGQSLLVIQQLDDAQAKFTQALCNSKQIDNVHFQCLSYEGLAGCYQQQRQSLNAMHAWLTALELAQENDDIERYVNAYLGIAILYFQRSNFEQAFYYQSQALEWAQLTLNRDLQSKTQLHLAATLIQLHDYELAEKLLLKIEDNLILPVRLSWLAEINHYLGQIYLARQDWTRAQVYFQAAYDLNINTQSRWGQTQSLLSLGRLHAQQQQIEPAIHELQQALELAQSHESDHLQQQIHYELSMLYEAKNDYIRATMHHIGFHNFYLQLQKQNTRDQLDALSSRRLKQAEMKLQLLKSELELKQLMQQRSLEHERMQQLENAAFHDPLTGALNRRALNEQLPLLIQQVRHEQSVLCLIMIDFDHFKQVNDLHSHQIGDEVLKTGLQILQALTRETDLLARFGGEEFVLVLPRNDAKVALRIANRMREEIEKFDWQTISPDLAVTISLGCAQWQPHMTLDALFAAADHALYQAKHQGRNQVCLYEEANQ, translated from the coding sequence TTGCCTACAAACTTAGAAGACTATTTGCCGCCAACGCCTTGCGTTGCGGAGCAAGTATCCCGCTGCTTAAACGAGGCGCAGCGGCTGTTTGTCGTCCATTGCGAATCCAGCATTATTTTGGCGCAAGCGGCCTTAGCATCAGCCCAAGAACTCAATAGGGTTGACCTTGAAATTGAGGCATTGCTAATACTGGGCCAATCTTTGCTGGTGATTCAGCAGCTCGATGATGCCCAAGCAAAGTTCACACAGGCCCTATGTAACAGCAAACAGATTGATAATGTGCATTTTCAATGCTTGTCCTACGAAGGTTTAGCTGGCTGTTACCAACAACAACGCCAATCTTTGAATGCGATGCATGCGTGGCTAACCGCTCTTGAACTTGCGCAAGAAAATGATGACATTGAGCGGTATGTAAATGCATATTTAGGGATTGCCATCCTCTATTTTCAGCGCAGTAATTTTGAACAGGCTTTTTATTATCAATCGCAAGCACTAGAGTGGGCTCAGCTCACGCTCAATCGCGACTTGCAATCAAAAACCCAGCTGCATCTTGCTGCCACGCTGATTCAATTACACGATTACGAATTAGCCGAAAAATTACTGCTCAAAATTGAAGACAACCTCATCTTACCGGTACGTCTGTCGTGGCTAGCAGAAATCAATCATTATTTAGGTCAAATTTATTTAGCTCGCCAAGACTGGACTCGCGCTCAGGTCTATTTTCAAGCTGCTTATGATCTGAATATCAATACTCAATCGCGCTGGGGACAAACACAGAGCTTACTCAGCCTAGGGCGCTTGCATGCGCAGCAACAGCAAATTGAGCCCGCAATTCATGAGCTGCAGCAGGCATTAGAGCTAGCTCAATCACATGAAAGCGATCATTTGCAGCAGCAAATTCATTACGAGCTATCCATGCTCTATGAAGCGAAAAATGATTACATTCGCGCCACGATGCACCATATTGGCTTTCATAATTTCTACTTACAATTGCAAAAGCAAAACACGCGGGATCAACTCGATGCTTTATCCTCCCGACGTTTAAAACAAGCAGAAATGAAGCTGCAATTACTCAAAAGCGAATTAGAACTTAAACAATTGATGCAACAACGCAGCCTAGAGCATGAGCGGATGCAGCAACTAGAAAATGCAGCATTTCATGATCCACTCACTGGGGCGCTTAATCGCCGGGCACTCAATGAACAGCTACCTCTCCTCATCCAGCAGGTCCGTCACGAGCAAAGTGTTTTATGCTTGATCATGATTGATTTTGATCACTTCAAACAGGTCAACGATCTTCACTCGCATCAAATTGGCGATGAAGTGTTAAAAACCGGATTGCAAATTCTTCAGGCCCTAACGCGTGAAACGGACCTGTTAGCCCGGTTTGGCGGGGAAGAATTTGTTCTGGTTTTACCGCGCAACGATGCAAAAGTGGCGCTGCGAATTGCCAACCGAATGCGCGAAGAAATCGAGAAATTTGATTGGCAAACGATTTCTCCTGATTTAGCGGTCACAATCAGCCTAGGCTGTGCGCAATGGCAACCCCATATGACGCTTGATGCGCTGTTTGCAGCAGCGGATCATGCTCTATACCAAGCCAAACACCAAGGACGTAACCAAGTTTGCTTGTATGAAGAGGCGAACCAATGA